One segment of Ziziphus jujuba cultivar Dongzao chromosome 12, ASM3175591v1 DNA contains the following:
- the LOC107429680 gene encoding B3 domain-containing transcription factor FUS3 — protein MAKEEDVGSALALKGNTTSTTSTKTADQHKQLDGQPVSVSKPRESSRRRKRYSRNPRNKPLLFQSRPPRVPILPPPPPPPRVFNQLSMRFLFEKRLQKSDVSPAGRIVIHKKDAEMYLPALEAKDGFWMHLDDMDFMQVWSIKFRYWPNNTSRMYVFENTRDFIAGHGLAYGDFIMVFKDEETGSYLIRAKRSVVPDNNTVVCTPAVEELFCTRTQLYYGGTSYKHDTSHMYHPPAFTLHDTSPSFESINFTLFG, from the exons ATGGCCAAGGAGGAGGACGTTGGTTCAGCTTTGGCTTTGAAGGGAAACACTACCAGTACTACTAGTACCAAGACTGCTGACCAACACAAACAGTTGGATGGTCAACCAGTTTCAGTTTCGAAGCCTAGAGAAAGTAGCAGGCGAAGAAAGCGATACTCCAGAAATCCACGAAATAAACCACTGCTTTTCCAGTCTCGTCCTCCACGTGTCCCAATCCTCCCTCCTCCACCACCTCCTCCTAGA GTTTTCAATCAGCTATCAATGAGATTTCTATTTGAAAAGCGATTACAAAAGAGCGATGTTAGCCCAGCTGGGCGCATTGTGATACATAAG aAAGATGCAGAAATGTATTTGCCAGCCTTGGAAGCCAAAGACGGCTTCTGGATGCACTTGGACGACATGGATTTTATGCAAGTCTGGAGTATTAAGTTCAG GTATTGGCCCAATAACACAAGCCGAATGTATGTTTTCGAAAATACGA GAGACTTCATTGCTGGACATGGATTAGCTTATGGCGACTTCATCATGGTTTTCAAAGACGAAGAGACTGGATCCTAT ctgaTCCGTGCTAAAAGGTCGGTGGTTCCGGATAACAACACGGTTGTTTGTACTCCAGCAGTGGAAGAATTATTTTGCACGCGCACGCAGCTTTATTATGGCGGTACCAGTTACAAGCATGACACTTCTCACATGTATCACCCTCCTGCTTTCACACTCCATGACACATCACCAAGCTTTGAATCCATCAACTTTACTCTTTTTGGATga